A portion of the Shewanella sp. SNU WT4 genome contains these proteins:
- a CDS encoding ABC-three component system protein encodes MNISKKIKNSSAIASWSGFIYQGKIALYHCIHLLISDNSKADHLKVETLDDFVIYDLAGKALSLHQVKARNNKSRSAYKEALNQASEISTSSIDKSTKRWFHVSCELDDFSPYSPTNATHNQVDFYRYRDDNKYLRLDHVNVQLEQIVAEYLQKVKLNCSPLLIQYKLGLLYILLDTKVIYAHAKIHNNSELKFDAANKTPIFLTEIQQCLKSEVLDESDEIVVLNRFRRNILDRTDELMESYEASDDISLIDIFSCRNTIAQMNSETLKRLYYSKKPNLNSVSINGFNDDSVDSYMSIIAMLEQLVVLKDLPHYHQPQFGTYLPTAIQLKKINEKLSLSDIQNNVEALRENSIVQDVLYEYNNLIVDMKHSPFQLSEASKLTGKFIDISDEDLSQGRLTKIHNVRFISPDDVQRELND; translated from the coding sequence ATGAACATCTCAAAGAAAATAAAGAATAGCAGTGCTATAGCATCATGGAGCGGCTTTATATACCAAGGGAAAATTGCCCTCTACCATTGTATACATTTACTCATAAGTGACAATTCTAAAGCAGATCATTTAAAAGTTGAGACTTTAGACGATTTCGTGATTTATGACTTGGCAGGGAAGGCTTTAAGTCTTCATCAAGTTAAAGCTAGGAACAATAAAAGTCGCTCTGCATATAAGGAGGCGCTTAATCAGGCCTCTGAAATATCTACAAGCAGCATAGATAAAAGTACCAAGCGTTGGTTTCATGTTTCTTGTGAGCTGGATGATTTCTCCCCCTATAGCCCGACTAATGCAACTCATAACCAAGTAGATTTCTATCGTTACAGAGATGATAATAAGTACCTTAGACTTGATCATGTTAATGTGCAATTAGAACAAATAGTCGCTGAATATTTACAAAAAGTTAAACTGAACTGCTCACCTTTACTAATCCAGTACAAGCTCGGTCTTCTATATATTCTACTTGATACAAAAGTTATTTATGCACATGCCAAAATTCATAACAATAGTGAATTAAAATTTGATGCGGCAAATAAGACACCTATATTCCTAACAGAAATTCAGCAATGCTTAAAATCGGAAGTGCTAGATGAAAGTGATGAAATTGTTGTTTTAAACCGTTTTAGGCGCAATATTTTAGATAGAACAGACGAATTGATGGAAAGCTATGAAGCGTCTGACGACATATCGCTTATAGACATATTTTCCTGTCGGAATACTATAGCTCAAATGAATTCAGAAACACTAAAAAGACTTTACTACTCCAAAAAACCAAATCTTAATTCAGTTTCCATTAATGGGTTTAACGATGATAGTGTCGACAGTTATATGAGCATTATTGCAATGTTAGAGCAACTAGTTGTTCTTAAGGATCTCCCTCATTATCACCAGCCACAATTTGGTACTTATTTACCAACAGCCATCCAATTAAAAAAAATTAATGAAAAGCTCTCTCTATCAGACATACAGAACAATGTTGAGGCGTTACGTGAAAACTCAATTGTTCAGGATGTGTTATATGAATATAACAACTTGATCGTTGATATGAAGCATTCACCTTTTCAACTTAGCGAAGCCTCAAAATTAACAGGTAAGTTTATTGATATTTCAGATGAAGACTTAAGCCAAGGCCGCCTAACCAAAATTCATAATGTGAGATTCATTTCTCCAGATGATGTTCAACGGGAACTAAATGATTAA
- a CDS encoding ABC-three component system middle component 1, whose protein sequence is MIKKIIQQVVEGSPCQFVQLDTPLEKLTFYKAAHLNYQRFLVVLESDKLSTPSELNEYIQGNTPQSLLEIPTFAKNTDLVILFRLDTLTELNKYEHKIFDIEENAYSLKKHVLYYTEAESEKLKQYLDSEEGIEILLTEPEAFNHYKQAPFNESAFSLACRLYVKFPFLAVPAKEETLTSANELADQYLREQQLLGFYNSIETQLTVSNGYKEVMEALINEQMAN, encoded by the coding sequence ATGATTAAAAAAATTATTCAGCAAGTGGTAGAAGGCTCACCTTGCCAATTCGTGCAACTTGATACTCCATTAGAAAAGCTAACATTTTATAAAGCAGCTCATTTAAACTATCAACGTTTTCTCGTTGTTTTAGAGTCAGATAAGCTAAGCACCCCTTCCGAGCTAAATGAGTATATACAAGGAAATACCCCTCAGAGTCTTCTAGAAATTCCAACCTTCGCAAAAAACACTGATTTAGTAATCCTGTTTAGGCTAGATACTCTGACTGAACTTAATAAATATGAGCACAAGATCTTTGATATAGAAGAAAACGCATACAGTCTCAAAAAACATGTTCTCTACTACACAGAGGCCGAATCAGAAAAGCTAAAGCAATACTTAGATTCAGAGGAAGGTATAGAAATATTACTTACAGAACCCGAGGCCTTTAATCACTATAAGCAAGCCCCTTTTAATGAGTCAGCCTTTAGTTTGGCTTGTCGCCTTTACGTTAAGTTTCCATTCCTAGCTGTTCCAGCAAAAGAAGAAACATTAACAAGTGCAAATGAACTTGCTGATCAATATCTAAGAGAGCAGCAGTTATTAGGTTTTTATAACTCAATAGAGACACAACTGACCGTTAGTAATGGATATAAAGAAGTCATGGAGGCATTAATTAATGAACAAATGGCGAATTAA
- a CDS encoding carbon starvation CstA family protein: MLIFFGCLALLVVAYKFYSPFVERQAGMDEHAKTPQQRFNDGVDYVEVSPIKAFLIQFLNVAGVGPIFGPILGALYGPIALVWIVIGNILGGAVHDYFSGVLSIKEDGKSLPEIAGHYFNVFFKGLMLVFTAMLLFFVGVVFIMSPAGLLSNLSYFEGTFLSGNTFWVLVILLYYFLATLLPIDKIITKLYPAFGLLMIVMTVSLAVALLFNAPHLPMPADFLAYFDHSHYNEELLQPNPNGLPVWPLLFVTITCGAISGFHSTQAPIMARCLTNEKYVRPVYFGAMMSEGVVACVWALAGIAAFPGGYVELKQVLDQGGPGLVVNQIATSYLGVMGGVMAIIAVAVFPITSGDTAFRSLRLTMVDAFNIPQNLRNRLLLSVPILVIAYFMTKIDFTLIWRYFAFSNMLLSTSVLWLATKYLLDRNAFHWIVSLPAVIGTSVTFSYIMTAGIGLGLAQELSRPIGIAVAIVCLIAVVLVDRKYKLAAAAAA, encoded by the coding sequence ATGCTGATTTTCTTTGGTTGCCTTGCCTTGCTAGTTGTAGCGTATAAGTTTTATAGCCCCTTTGTGGAGCGCCAAGCGGGGATGGATGAACATGCCAAAACCCCGCAGCAACGCTTTAATGATGGGGTCGATTATGTGGAAGTGAGTCCGATAAAAGCCTTCCTCATTCAATTTTTGAACGTCGCTGGCGTGGGTCCAATCTTTGGTCCTATTTTAGGCGCGTTATACGGCCCGATTGCCTTAGTGTGGATTGTGATAGGTAATATTCTTGGCGGCGCAGTGCATGATTACTTCTCTGGCGTATTAAGTATTAAGGAAGATGGTAAAAGCTTGCCGGAAATTGCTGGGCATTACTTTAACGTATTCTTTAAAGGCTTAATGTTAGTGTTCACCGCCATGCTGCTGTTTTTTGTGGGCGTGGTATTTATCATGAGCCCAGCGGGTCTGTTAAGTAACTTAAGTTATTTTGAAGGTACCTTTTTAAGCGGCAACACTTTTTGGGTATTAGTGATTTTACTTTACTACTTTTTAGCCACCTTACTGCCGATTGATAAAATCATTACTAAGTTATATCCAGCCTTTGGTTTATTAATGATAGTGATGACAGTGTCTTTAGCTGTGGCGTTATTATTTAATGCACCGCACTTACCTATGCCGGCTGATTTTCTTGCCTATTTCGATCACAGTCATTACAACGAAGAGTTATTGCAACCCAACCCGAATGGCTTACCTGTATGGCCCTTGTTATTTGTGACCATTACCTGTGGCGCCATCAGTGGTTTCCATTCAACTCAAGCGCCAATTATGGCGCGCTGCTTAACCAACGAAAAATATGTGCGCCCTGTGTATTTTGGCGCCATGATGTCTGAAGGCGTAGTGGCTTGCGTATGGGCACTGGCTGGTATTGCGGCTTTCCCTGGTGGTTATGTTGAATTAAAGCAAGTGCTTGACCAAGGTGGCCCAGGTTTAGTGGTTAATCAGATTGCTACGAGTTATTTAGGCGTAATGGGCGGCGTAATGGCGATTATTGCCGTGGCTGTATTCCCTATTACTTCGGGTGATACCGCCTTTAGATCGCTGCGTTTAACCATGGTAGACGCCTTTAATATTCCTCAAAATCTGCGCAACCGTTTATTGTTGTCAGTGCCTATTTTAGTCATTGCTTACTTTATGACTAAAATCGATTTCACCTTAATTTGGCGTTACTTCGCGTTCTCTAACATGCTGTTATCAACCAGCGTCTTGTGGTTGGCCACTAAGTATTTATTAGACCGCAATGCCTTCCATTGGATAGTGAGCTTACCGGCTGTGATTGGTACCAGCGTTACCTTCTCTTACATTATGACCGCAGGCATAGGTCTTGGATTAGCCCAAGAGTTAAGCCGACCCATAGGTATTGCTGTCGCTATTGTCTGCTTGATAGCCGTAGTGTTAGTGGATAGAAAATACAAGCTTGCGGCTGCCGCTGCGGCGTAA
- a CDS encoding S41 family peptidase, whose protein sequence is MMKNKRFIISAVAAACLAASAHAETFLLQEPSLAKGNLAFVYGGDIYVADKQGLQVKRVTSHAASETNPHLSPDGQWIAFTGGYDGNQDVYIVPTAGGQPQRLTWHPGIDEVKGWSPDGKQVLFTSHRDIAHNRTGQLFTVSINGGMPAKVMQAAVFDGELSSDGKKLAYNPERLAHGGKNGWRNHRGGTTPPIWIYDLALHSYTEIPHGNFSDSYPMWVGDDIYFISDRNNHKNLYRYSAGKVSQVTEFTDWDIANADAYGTEIVFEKGGALFIFDTVTGLSKAISIDIQADLPQRRPQWKDAMKSLTSSQLSTTGKRVLVSARGDVYSVPVKDGSTYNLTNNAAANERDGLWSPKGDKLAYITDKSRSYQLVLSDQFGKVLKTVNLGGDLGDAFLFEWLNDGDHIVYGDAEAGLWLLNINSGKSQLVAKSFGIKASGVASSPDSQWLAYTKLNPNYLSDLYLYNIKSAKHFKVTDGMSDNSEPVFSRDGQYLYFASSTNQGPSAFDLDLSSQEQPRRYGLYALVLQQDGKSPLLPKLSDEADINATEKPATPATPAVAGKTAEPSASPKTPEAAAPVVIDTDNLAQRIVALPVAQRNYWDLVSADDNHLYFIEGVQAGASIEVDGQGLASSELKRFNLTERKVESLAPDVRSVSVSGDGKQLLLVSKDKTLSTAAVGETIKPEVLVTTDVKALIDPHHEWQQIFDEAWRNERDYFYDANMHGLDWQAVYHKYQPLVKHVARREDLNSLMRDMISEMQVGHNYIVGGDIHQEPNVKVGLLGADVAINKGFYQLTKIYNGERWNPHLKAPLAVPGLDVNVGDYILAVDGKNLNTDVSFYSYFVNKADKQVRLTVSRDGSFANSKVVVVEPIASESELRHVHWVETNRQYVDEASKGQIGYVYLPNTTTAGYSSFNRMYFAQVDKQGMILDERSNGGGQAANYITDVLSRQYLSGWKYRSDEMMFSTPSGAMYGPKVMLIDQDAGSGGDFLPYAFKRLKLGTLIGKTTWGGLIGIYANRPFVDGGTVTVPNFRFFTPDHEWRIENEGVAPDIEVELDPVAVNQGRDPQLDSALAEVTLQLKTAKPVVHQQAPAFPTELGK, encoded by the coding sequence ATGATGAAGAACAAGCGCTTTATTATCAGTGCGGTGGCGGCGGCCTGTTTGGCGGCTAGCGCCCATGCTGAGACCTTTTTATTGCAAGAGCCAAGTTTGGCTAAAGGCAACTTAGCCTTTGTGTATGGTGGTGATATTTATGTGGCCGATAAGCAAGGATTGCAAGTCAAACGCGTCACGTCGCACGCTGCCAGCGAAACTAACCCGCATTTATCTCCCGATGGTCAGTGGATTGCCTTTACCGGTGGCTATGATGGTAATCAAGACGTCTATATAGTGCCAACGGCTGGCGGGCAACCGCAGCGCTTAACATGGCACCCCGGCATTGATGAAGTGAAAGGCTGGTCGCCCGATGGCAAGCAAGTGCTCTTTACCTCGCACCGCGATATCGCCCATAACCGCACTGGCCAACTATTTACCGTAAGCATTAATGGCGGCATGCCAGCCAAAGTGATGCAAGCCGCGGTATTTGATGGTGAGTTATCCAGCGACGGTAAAAAATTAGCTTACAATCCAGAACGTTTAGCCCATGGCGGCAAAAACGGTTGGCGTAACCACAGAGGCGGCACTACGCCGCCCATTTGGATTTATGACCTAGCGCTACACAGTTATACCGAAATCCCTCACGGCAACTTTAGTGACAGCTATCCTATGTGGGTGGGCGATGATATTTATTTTATTTCAGATCGTAATAACCATAAAAACCTCTACCGCTATAGCGCGGGTAAAGTCAGTCAAGTCACAGAATTTACCGATTGGGACATTGCCAACGCTGATGCCTATGGCACTGAAATTGTGTTTGAAAAGGGCGGCGCCCTGTTCATCTTTGATACTGTCACTGGCCTAAGTAAAGCCATAAGCATAGATATTCAAGCAGATTTACCCCAGCGCCGGCCGCAGTGGAAAGATGCGATGAAATCGTTAACGAGCAGCCAATTGTCTACCACTGGCAAGCGAGTGTTAGTGAGCGCGCGCGGCGATGTGTATAGCGTGCCAGTCAAAGATGGCAGCACTTATAACTTAACTAATAATGCCGCCGCCAATGAGCGCGACGGCTTGTGGTCACCTAAGGGCGATAAGCTCGCTTACATCACAGATAAGAGCCGCAGTTATCAGCTGGTATTGAGTGACCAATTTGGCAAGGTGCTCAAAACCGTTAATCTTGGCGGCGATCTCGGTGATGCCTTCTTGTTTGAATGGCTTAATGATGGCGATCATATTGTTTATGGCGACGCCGAAGCGGGATTATGGCTACTGAATATCAATTCAGGTAAAAGCCAGTTAGTGGCTAAGAGTTTTGGCATTAAAGCCTCTGGCGTTGCTAGCTCGCCCGATAGCCAGTGGTTAGCCTATACCAAGCTTAATCCTAATTATTTAAGTGACTTATATTTATATAACATTAAGTCGGCCAAGCATTTTAAAGTCACAGATGGCATGAGTGATAACAGCGAGCCTGTGTTTAGCCGTGATGGTCAGTACTTGTATTTTGCCTCATCGACTAACCAAGGGCCGTCAGCCTTTGACTTAGATTTATCCAGCCAAGAGCAGCCAAGGCGTTATGGTTTATACGCCTTAGTGTTGCAGCAAGACGGCAAGTCGCCATTACTGCCTAAGCTTAGCGATGAAGCTGACATTAATGCCACTGAAAAACCAGCAACCCCTGCAACCCCAGCGGTTGCAGGCAAAACTGCTGAGCCAAGTGCTAGCCCTAAAACTCCAGAAGCGGCAGCGCCTGTGGTTATCGATACCGACAACTTAGCGCAGCGCATAGTCGCGCTTCCTGTCGCCCAGCGTAATTATTGGGATTTAGTCAGCGCCGATGATAATCATCTCTACTTTATTGAAGGCGTGCAGGCTGGCGCCAGTATTGAAGTTGATGGCCAAGGTTTAGCGAGCTCAGAGCTTAAGCGTTTTAATCTGACCGAGCGCAAGGTTGAAAGCTTAGCGCCGGATGTTAGAAGCGTAAGCGTGTCGGGTGATGGCAAACAGTTATTGTTAGTCAGTAAGGATAAGACACTGTCGACGGCTGCCGTTGGTGAAACCATTAAACCTGAAGTGTTAGTCACTACCGATGTTAAAGCGCTTATCGATCCACACCATGAATGGCAGCAAATCTTTGATGAAGCCTGGCGGAACGAGCGGGATTATTTTTACGATGCCAATATGCACGGCCTAGATTGGCAAGCGGTTTACCATAAATATCAACCGCTAGTGAAGCATGTGGCGCGCCGCGAAGACTTAAACAGCTTAATGCGCGACATGATTTCTGAAATGCAGGTAGGCCATAACTACATAGTGGGCGGCGATATTCATCAAGAGCCGAACGTTAAGGTTGGGCTATTAGGCGCGGATGTCGCTATTAACAAAGGCTTTTATCAACTCACTAAGATTTATAACGGTGAGCGCTGGAATCCGCATTTAAAAGCGCCGCTGGCCGTGCCTGGCTTAGATGTTAACGTCGGCGATTATATTTTGGCGGTGGATGGTAAAAACCTAAATACAGACGTGAGTTTTTACTCTTATTTTGTCAATAAGGCCGATAAGCAAGTGCGCCTTACCGTGAGTCGTGATGGCAGCTTTGCTAACAGCAAAGTGGTAGTGGTTGAACCCATAGCGAGCGAGAGCGAATTGCGCCATGTGCATTGGGTCGAAACCAACCGCCAGTATGTGGATGAAGCCTCTAAAGGTCAGATAGGTTATGTGTATTTACCTAATACCACGACCGCGGGTTACAGTAGCTTTAACCGCATGTATTTTGCCCAAGTCGACAAGCAAGGCATGATTTTAGATGAGCGCAGTAATGGCGGCGGCCAAGCGGCCAACTATATTACCGATGTCTTGAGTCGCCAGTATTTATCTGGCTGGAAATATCGCTCTGATGAGATGATGTTTTCTACGCCATCGGGCGCCATGTATGGCCCGAAAGTGATGCTGATTGACCAAGATGCGGGCTCTGGCGGTGACTTTTTGCCATACGCCTTTAAACGCTTAAAGCTTGGCACCTTGATTGGTAAAACCACTTGGGGCGGCTTGATTGGCATTTATGCTAACCGTCCATTTGTCGATGGTGGCACAGTCACTGTGCCTAACTTCCGCTTCTTTACCCCAGATCATGAATGGCGTATTGAAAACGAAGGGGTAGCGCCGGATATCGAAGTGGAGTTAGACCCTGTCGCAGTCAATCAAGGCCGCGATCCACAGCTTGATAGCGCCTTAGCTGAAGTAACCTTGCAGCTAAAAACCGCTAAGCCAGTCGTGCACCAGCAAGCGCCAGCATTTCCTACTGAGCTTGGAAAATAG
- a CDS encoding DUF2999 family protein, with protein MNPIIAMLKEHQVSDSQIQSLFQTLTENPLMAMGVISQLGIAPEKLQQLMAMVMQNPGLIKQAVEELGLDFAKVEAAKAQLQK; from the coding sequence ATGAATCCCATTATTGCCATGTTAAAAGAACACCAAGTCAGTGATAGCCAAATTCAGTCATTATTTCAAACCTTGACCGAAAACCCATTAATGGCCATGGGTGTGATCAGTCAGTTAGGCATAGCGCCTGAAAAACTGCAGCAATTAATGGCTATGGTCATGCAAAACCCAGGCTTGATTAAGCAAGCGGTGGAAGAGCTAGGATTAGATTTTGCCAAGGTTGAAGCCGCAAAAGCTCAACTGCAAAAGTAA
- a CDS encoding DUF3413 domain-containing protein: MQDKLSNYGRFVMVNALIAMVIACHYLAYLPQWPAELLAQVFLVSSNISHFMVLTAGLSLVGLPLLLLPARARLLSQALLATLLLTALIIDTFVFAQYRFHINAVVLELVLSGQVVSFPIVMYLATAATIAAIFVAEVLLLKGLAKPQKIRFRILAAIGVVCLLASNGIHIWAAAHGYQPVTVLKRYFPLFYPLTANGLLAKYGLVNADEIAAQKALNIKRQGDLNYPKAPLLLEPIEQPMNIMMIVVDSWRFDTFNAQNTPHMWQFAQQGQNFNQHYATGNSTRTGIFGLFYGVHGTYWHSFLANQTSPLLVDRMQQLGYQTGIFAAAHLRSPEFNETVFSKINDLRLESDGSRPAELDQDITQDWQAWYGARDVKRPSFSFLFYDAPHGFDMPDDYPLVYEPQASGVNFLALNNSSDPKPLINRYKNSVHYVDSLVQQVLTTLERSGDLANTLVIITGDHGQEINDNGLNFWGHNSNFTSVQVHVPFVVVAPNISADKFWPADTVTTHLDVAPTLAKHFLGVQNPVSDFAQGADLLGPVVERPFVMASSYSSYAIMTPDRILEVGAGGQMQLLDNHNRPVPNEKLQPEYLQQALAELRSFYL, encoded by the coding sequence GTGCAAGATAAATTAAGTAACTATGGGCGCTTTGTGATGGTGAATGCGCTAATAGCTATGGTCATAGCGTGTCATTATTTGGCTTATTTACCCCAGTGGCCAGCAGAGTTATTGGCGCAAGTGTTCTTGGTGAGCTCCAACATCAGCCATTTCATGGTGTTAACTGCAGGCTTAAGCCTAGTGGGCCTGCCGTTATTATTACTGCCCGCTCGAGCGCGCTTATTGAGTCAGGCATTGTTAGCGACCTTACTCCTGACGGCCTTGATCATAGATACCTTTGTATTTGCTCAGTATCGCTTTCATATTAATGCCGTGGTCTTAGAATTAGTGCTCTCTGGGCAAGTGGTTAGTTTTCCAATCGTTATGTATCTGGCGACCGCCGCCACCATAGCCGCTATTTTTGTGGCTGAAGTCTTGCTGCTTAAAGGATTAGCCAAACCGCAAAAAATTCGTTTTCGCATCTTAGCTGCAATAGGTGTTGTGTGTTTGCTGGCTAGTAATGGCATTCACATTTGGGCCGCTGCCCACGGTTATCAACCTGTGACTGTGTTAAAACGGTATTTTCCTTTGTTTTATCCGTTAACTGCCAATGGCTTACTGGCTAAGTATGGACTAGTTAATGCAGATGAAATTGCTGCGCAAAAGGCGCTGAATATTAAGCGTCAGGGCGATCTTAATTACCCGAAAGCGCCATTACTGCTTGAACCCATAGAACAGCCCATGAATATCATGATGATAGTGGTTGATTCATGGCGCTTTGATACCTTTAACGCGCAAAACACGCCGCATATGTGGCAATTTGCCCAGCAAGGGCAGAATTTCAACCAGCATTACGCCACCGGTAACTCTACCCGCACTGGTATTTTTGGCTTGTTTTATGGCGTGCATGGCACCTATTGGCACAGCTTTTTAGCCAACCAAACGTCACCATTATTGGTCGATAGAATGCAGCAATTGGGTTATCAAACCGGTATTTTTGCTGCCGCCCATTTACGCTCGCCTGAATTTAATGAAACCGTATTTAGCAAAATTAACGACTTACGCCTTGAGTCCGATGGCAGTCGCCCTGCGGAATTAGATCAAGACATCACCCAAGATTGGCAAGCATGGTATGGCGCGCGCGATGTTAAGCGTCCAAGCTTTTCCTTCTTATTTTATGATGCGCCCCATGGCTTTGATATGCCAGATGACTACCCCTTAGTGTATGAACCGCAGGCCAGTGGCGTGAATTTCTTAGCGTTAAACAACAGCTCTGACCCTAAGCCGCTGATTAATCGCTACAAGAATAGTGTTCATTATGTCGACAGCTTAGTGCAGCAAGTACTAACAACCTTAGAGCGCAGTGGCGATCTCGCGAATACCTTAGTGATTATCACGGGCGATCATGGCCAAGAGATTAATGACAATGGCTTAAACTTTTGGGGTCACAACAGTAACTTTACCTCAGTACAAGTGCATGTTCCCTTTGTTGTGGTCGCGCCTAATATCAGTGCCGATAAGTTTTGGCCTGCCGATACTGTAACGACTCATTTAGATGTGGCACCAACCTTAGCTAAGCACTTTTTAGGGGTGCAAAATCCGGTCTCAGATTTTGCCCAAGGCGCGGATTTACTGGGCCCAGTGGTGGAGCGACCATTTGTGATGGCTTCCAGTTACAGCAGTTATGCCATTATGACGCCCGATCGTATTTTAGAAGTCGGTGCCGGTGGGCAAATGCAGCTGCTAGACAATCATAATCGCCCTGTTCCTAACGAGAAATTGCAGCCAGAATATTTGCAGCAAGCATTAGCAGAATTAAGGTCGTTTTATCTTTAA
- a CDS encoding sodium:solute symporter family protein — translation MNFLLNWLLLLITVAIMLGLSVYSNRVMHSGKGESGFLLASNCLGPFIGAATIVATAFSGWGFMGSPGVAYKYGMIELLGNFFFAPAIVLAVLLCARFLHQKAQSMGTLTIAEYIANSHDGPSHIKRITQAFAAIIIILLLLVFLVGQIKALGLLGSQWLGISPTTASIIMVSIIILYTATGGLAAVAFTDTFMVIGMCISAVIIVATVFSDIAPLDLFNQLNAIDSDLLAPDHSGPYGSSRWHVLMVLPYAFIYSATLPYMSSRFMAFANTTKVHHVAAYITPMALLLSLVPIVGCYIRLKVPNLANPDDAMPVFLTQFLSPGLAAIVTLFILFAMKSTANSVLHAIASAASHDLRQAIWPHKKLNSTQLLVLNRSAVVTLGLLGFVLMLFAPPVMLSMLAILGSGTLMAALVAPTLLAHWLPGNIYAALTSLLTGFISGAILFTCFDLGWVEAPLYSSLLACLSYALVVKGFQYQVATQCKS, via the coding sequence ATGAATTTCTTACTCAATTGGCTGCTATTACTGATCACAGTCGCCATCATGTTAGGCTTATCGGTTTATAGCAATCGCGTCATGCACTCAGGCAAAGGTGAAAGTGGATTCTTATTAGCCTCAAACTGTTTAGGGCCATTTATCGGCGCCGCCACCATAGTCGCTACCGCCTTTTCTGGCTGGGGATTTATGGGCTCACCTGGGGTGGCCTATAAATACGGCATGATAGAACTCTTAGGTAATTTCTTTTTCGCGCCCGCCATAGTGCTGGCGGTATTATTATGTGCGCGCTTCTTACATCAAAAAGCGCAATCTATGGGCACCCTCACCATAGCTGAATATATTGCCAATAGTCACGATGGCCCAAGCCATATAAAACGTATTACCCAAGCGTTTGCCGCCATTATTATTATTTTATTACTACTGGTATTTCTGGTCGGGCAAATTAAAGCCTTAGGCTTATTAGGCAGCCAATGGTTAGGCATTAGTCCCACCACAGCCTCGATTATTATGGTCAGTATTATTATTTTATATACCGCCACCGGTGGATTAGCAGCGGTGGCATTTACTGATACCTTTATGGTCATAGGCATGTGTATTTCGGCGGTTATTATTGTCGCCACAGTATTTAGTGATATTGCCCCGCTAGACTTATTTAATCAGCTTAACGCCATCGACAGTGATTTACTCGCCCCCGATCATTCTGGCCCCTATGGTTCAAGCCGCTGGCACGTACTTATGGTGTTGCCCTATGCCTTTATTTATAGTGCGACCCTGCCTTATATGTCATCGCGCTTTATGGCTTTTGCCAATACCACTAAGGTGCATCACGTCGCGGCTTACATTACCCCGATGGCATTATTATTAAGTTTAGTGCCGATTGTCGGCTGCTATATCCGCCTTAAAGTACCGAATTTAGCCAATCCCGATGATGCCATGCCGGTATTTTTAACCCAGTTTTTATCACCCGGCCTAGCGGCAATCGTCACCTTATTTATTTTGTTCGCCATGAAATCTACCGCTAATTCAGTACTGCATGCCATAGCAAGCGCTGCCTCCCACGATTTGCGCCAAGCCATTTGGCCGCATAAAAAGCTTAATAGCACCCAACTGTTAGTGCTTAATCGCAGCGCTGTGGTCACCCTTGGCCTGTTAGGTTTTGTGTTAATGCTGTTTGCGCCGCCTGTCATGCTCTCTATGTTAGCGATTTTAGGTTCAGGCACCTTAATGGCCGCCTTAGTTGCCCCGACCTTATTGGCGCACTGGCTGCCAGGTAATATATACGCAGCGCTCACCTCCTTGCTTACCGGCTTTATTAGCGGCGCCATCCTATTTACTTGCTTTGATTTAGGCTGGGTTGAAGCGCCGTTATATTCATCGCTACTTGCTTGCCTAAGTTACGCCTTAGTGGTTAAAGGCTTTCAATACCAAGTCGCCACTCAATGTAAGTCGTAA